From a region of the Marinomonas mediterranea MMB-1 genome:
- a CDS encoding H-NS histone family protein, which translates to MGLLEELAGNKAKARAAAKELSVAQLENLIAGFNSALEKLKEEEEARLASEAEKTRQAEEIAKIIEKSGLTLEEIAALSAPRTTTKGRSVQPKYRIEVDGTTYEWTGRGRTPKVFQEYFDAGNSRDSCEI; encoded by the coding sequence ATGGGGTTGTTAGAAGAACTAGCGGGAAATAAAGCCAAAGCACGTGCTGCAGCCAAAGAGTTAAGCGTTGCTCAACTTGAGAATTTGATTGCTGGTTTTAACAGTGCCTTAGAAAAGCTGAAGGAAGAAGAAGAAGCGCGACTCGCTTCTGAAGCAGAGAAGACACGTCAAGCAGAAGAAATCGCAAAGATCATCGAGAAAAGTGGATTAACGCTCGAAGAAATTGCTGCGTTGAGCGCGCCACGTACGACAACAAAAGGCCGTTCTGTGCAGCCTAAGTATCGTATTGAAGTAGATGGTACGACTTATGAGTGGACTGGACGTGGCCGCACTCCTAAAGTCTTCCAAGAATACTTCGATGCCGGTAATTCTCGCGATAGCTGTGAGATTTAA
- a CDS encoding LPS biosynthesis protein yields the protein MNETLPVKDNDEIDLAQLFSSLWKLRLVIVLCTLIGVLMSGGLYLKMWVNSPSVVSVSSEIRFRFNGSNKGVYPNGQRFEINDMIASPILDRVYEGLDLEQYGLTRSAFGSSITITPSSTNKKFIDLKYTKLLEGAKYIKAGEIQDINERYTQELQAARRKSAELTFVVSERFGIPISVLKTILSSIPEVWAKVSIDSYGVLDLASTTPVSFDQTLVNDSEYMLSTEYLANYLGLINGSLHRLKNDEVGNLQVDPETGYTASTLLEHLGNTKRFQLDVLQRAFSVQPIAKDIDNAIFYIENEILERQERRDESARRAERIIQTYNTYNSSSNSDSQNPASSTTSNQSNMTAQYGDEFITRLMQIGDELSDAKFKQALLNRSLELQLNQERETTTINRLERNLAKLKEHSNGLQLDPLALKRVQSSIKQVSDTLIEAREITVRLANLRKQHLLGNSSALYAGNAAPMVKSNFREQVKGMIKYSGIGGLAGLFIGFFFALVLAVVRKPKS from the coding sequence ATGAACGAAACACTACCAGTTAAAGATAACGATGAAATAGATTTAGCTCAACTGTTCAGCAGTTTATGGAAACTTAGATTAGTTATTGTACTTTGTACACTTATCGGCGTACTAATGAGTGGCGGATTGTATTTAAAAATGTGGGTTAATAGTCCATCAGTAGTGTCTGTATCATCAGAAATTCGATTCCGATTTAATGGCTCAAATAAAGGTGTTTACCCGAACGGACAGCGATTTGAGATAAATGATATGATCGCCTCACCTATTTTAGACAGGGTTTACGAAGGTCTAGACTTAGAGCAATACGGGCTAACTCGAAGTGCATTTGGCTCATCGATTACAATCACCCCATCATCGACTAATAAAAAATTTATAGATCTGAAATATACTAAACTCCTCGAAGGCGCCAAATATATAAAAGCAGGAGAGATTCAAGACATTAACGAACGCTACACACAAGAACTACAAGCAGCGAGAAGAAAGTCCGCTGAATTGACGTTTGTCGTAAGTGAACGATTTGGCATTCCTATATCGGTTCTTAAAACCATTCTCTCATCAATTCCTGAAGTCTGGGCTAAAGTTAGCATAGACAGCTACGGCGTTTTAGACTTAGCTTCAACAACACCAGTCTCATTCGATCAAACTCTAGTAAACGATTCTGAGTATATGCTAAGTACAGAGTATTTAGCCAACTACCTAGGGCTAATAAACGGCTCATTACATCGTCTAAAAAATGATGAAGTAGGTAACCTTCAGGTAGACCCTGAGACAGGGTATACAGCTTCGACCTTACTAGAACATCTAGGTAACACAAAACGCTTCCAGTTAGACGTTCTGCAGCGTGCCTTCTCCGTTCAGCCTATCGCTAAAGATATTGATAATGCAATTTTTTATATTGAAAATGAAATTCTTGAGCGTCAAGAGCGCAGAGATGAATCTGCTCGCCGTGCTGAACGTATCATTCAAACCTACAATACGTACAATTCATCCAGTAACAGCGATAGTCAGAACCCAGCCTCTTCAACCACGTCAAATCAAAGCAATATGACAGCTCAGTATGGCGACGAGTTTATTACAAGACTGATGCAAATCGGCGATGAATTATCCGATGCAAAATTCAAGCAAGCACTCTTAAACCGTTCACTCGAACTTCAGTTGAATCAAGAGCGCGAAACAACCACAATCAACCGCTTAGAGAGAAATCTAGCGAAGCTAAAAGAGCATTCAAACGGCTTACAGCTTGACCCTCTTGCGTTGAAGCGAGTTCAATCTAGTATAAAACAGGTTTCAGATACCCTCATAGAAGCTAGGGAAATTACCGTACGCTTGGCAAATTTGAGAAAACAACACCTTTTAGGGAACAGCTCGGCACTTTATGCTGGAAATGCCGCTCCAATGGTCAAGAGCAACTTTAGAGAACAAGTAAAAGGGATGATCAAGTACTCTGGGATCGGTGGCCTGGCAGGACTGTTTATCGGTTTTTTCTTTGCCTTAGTTTTGGCAGTAGTTAGAAAACCTAAAAGTTAA
- the trmB gene encoding tRNA (guanosine(46)-N7)-methyltransferase TrmB — MQDESKDLKKRTIRSFVVRGGRMTEGQQKAYDNNWQIYGLDFENGPIEYKNIFGRESDVVLEVGFGMGASLVEMAKSAPEKDFIGIEVHPPGVAKLMMLAAESGVHNIRVYCHDAIEVIEQCLPKAKASAFQLFFPDPWHKKKHNKRRIVQPIFADQVASTLKTNGQFHMATDWEPYAEHMMEVMEAQSNYDNIAGVGNFHPRPGWRPLTKFEQRGEKLGHGVWDLIYAKK; from the coding sequence ATGCAAGATGAAAGTAAAGACTTAAAAAAACGTACTATTAGAAGCTTTGTAGTACGTGGTGGACGTATGACAGAAGGCCAGCAAAAAGCCTACGATAACAATTGGCAAATTTATGGATTAGATTTTGAAAACGGACCAATTGAATATAAAAATATATTTGGACGTGAGTCTGATGTTGTCTTAGAAGTAGGCTTCGGCATGGGAGCTTCTCTAGTTGAAATGGCTAAAAGCGCGCCTGAAAAAGATTTTATAGGCATCGAAGTTCACCCACCCGGTGTCGCCAAGTTAATGATGCTTGCGGCAGAATCCGGCGTGCACAACATTCGGGTATATTGCCATGATGCAATTGAAGTCATAGAGCAGTGCTTACCCAAAGCAAAAGCGTCCGCATTTCAACTTTTCTTTCCTGACCCATGGCATAAGAAGAAGCATAATAAGCGTAGAATTGTACAACCCATCTTCGCCGATCAAGTGGCAAGCACCTTAAAAACGAATGGACAATTTCATATGGCAACCGATTGGGAACCGTATGCAGAGCACATGATGGAGGTTATGGAAGCGCAAAGCAATTACGATAATATTGCCGGAGTAGGGAACTTTCACCCTAGACCAGGATGGCGCCCTCTAACAAAGTTTGAACAGCGTGGAGAAAAGTTGGGGCATGGCGTGTGGGATCTGATTTACGCAAAAAAGTAG
- a CDS encoding DUF423 domain-containing protein, with amino-acid sequence MNVNRTTYKYMLFTLSIMGFTTVLAGAFGAHALKSVVTNDALDWWQTGTLYMMFHTLSGICSILTFNSIRIFKHPTLYFILGNIFFAGSLYTMTLTSIKALGVLTPIGGAFYLIGWGFFTLYIYRNLKLTP; translated from the coding sequence ATGAACGTTAATCGCACTACCTACAAATACATGCTATTCACACTTTCTATTATGGGGTTCACTACTGTGTTAGCTGGCGCTTTTGGTGCACACGCCTTAAAAAGCGTTGTCACTAATGATGCGCTGGACTGGTGGCAAACAGGAACTCTTTATATGATGTTCCATACACTCTCTGGAATATGTAGCATCCTTACTTTTAATTCCATTCGAATTTTTAAACACCCCACGCTCTACTTCATTTTAGGAAACATTTTTTTTGCAGGTAGCTTGTATACAATGACCTTAACAAGTATCAAAGCGCTAGGAGTCTTAACCCCTATTGGCGGCGCATTTTACTTAATTGGCTGGGGCTTTTTTACTCTTTACATCTATCGCAACCTTAAACTAACGCCATAG
- a CDS encoding WD40 repeat domain-containing protein, producing the protein MLIVKRRLNSVLLAIALFALIGCSADSPSNQTQLAVQGLYSAALSSNAKNALIGSIQHGGSYWSRAPSQRLFNWNHVQGEATPLISVDIDPSGRFAITGGARTLVLWDTQSGQSAGYWNTPGDIRDLKLTQNGDFALVGMNDQTARYFDVKNGGILQTLRTNAVVRAVDVTPDGRLAVTGDDLNNVTLWDLVSGEIKKKWTLSNNISSVAISDNGAYVFGAAQLGEAKVWQTVTGVDFSTIDTGALKGRNSTISKAIFSNDDRQLLLGSVNRRVKLANTATGQIEKEWDLYLKDALRPTAASVLALAFGSDTRYYAIGSNGYLNTLQ; encoded by the coding sequence ATGCTCATAGTGAAAAGACGGCTTAATAGTGTATTGCTCGCCATTGCACTTTTTGCGTTAATTGGTTGCTCAGCAGATAGTCCGAGCAATCAAACTCAGCTGGCAGTTCAAGGTTTATATTCAGCAGCTTTAAGCTCAAATGCAAAAAATGCACTTATTGGCTCGATACAACATGGTGGCAGCTATTGGTCGCGCGCACCTAGCCAACGCCTTTTCAACTGGAACCATGTTCAAGGGGAAGCCACTCCTCTGATTTCGGTCGACATCGACCCATCAGGCCGATTTGCAATAACAGGAGGAGCGCGAACACTTGTTTTATGGGATACACAAAGTGGCCAATCAGCTGGTTATTGGAATACTCCTGGTGATATTCGCGATTTAAAATTGACTCAAAACGGCGATTTCGCGTTAGTCGGAATGAATGACCAAACGGCACGATACTTCGATGTAAAAAATGGAGGTATCTTGCAGACACTCAGAACCAATGCCGTCGTCCGCGCAGTCGATGTCACGCCAGATGGACGTTTAGCCGTTACAGGAGACGACCTAAACAATGTAACTTTGTGGGACCTAGTGAGCGGTGAAATTAAGAAAAAGTGGACGCTTTCCAACAACATCTCGAGCGTTGCTATTTCAGATAATGGTGCCTATGTATTTGGTGCAGCTCAACTAGGAGAAGCAAAAGTCTGGCAAACTGTAACTGGCGTTGATTTTTCAACGATTGATACAGGTGCTCTCAAAGGTAGAAACTCAACCATAAGCAAAGCGATTTTCTCTAACGATGATCGCCAACTATTACTTGGCTCAGTAAACCGACGGGTAAAACTTGCTAACACTGCTACGGGACAAATCGAAAAAGAATGGGACCTGTATTTGAAAGACGCTCTCAGGCCAACCGCAGCAAGTGTGTTAGCACTGGCATTTGGGTCGGACACTCGATATTACGCAATAGGCAGCAACGGCTACCTAAATACACTACAATAA
- the rsd gene encoding sigma D regulator produces the protein MLERCKSAQERWGGVHEIIDRWLLQRRQLIEALVTIKGLGEYTPTDTPKIQRLCEMLVDYVSVGHFGVYEQLALEAKDFNDTGALALFKKLMPEIESTTEVAIEFNDKYDTKEHCNAQLEELPFSIQTVSVVMAERFGFEDQLIERLHHAHSEKTA, from the coding sequence ATGTTAGAACGTTGTAAATCTGCTCAAGAAAGATGGGGCGGCGTGCATGAAATTATTGACCGTTGGTTACTTCAGCGTAGACAGCTAATCGAAGCTTTAGTCACCATCAAAGGGTTGGGGGAATACACACCAACAGACACGCCCAAGATTCAGCGTTTATGTGAGATGCTCGTCGATTATGTCTCTGTTGGGCACTTTGGCGTATATGAGCAACTCGCACTAGAAGCTAAAGACTTCAACGACACTGGAGCCTTGGCATTGTTCAAGAAACTCATGCCTGAAATTGAAAGCACTACAGAAGTCGCTATCGAATTTAACGACAAATACGATACGAAAGAACACTGCAATGCCCAATTGGAAGAGCTTCCCTTCTCCATTCAGACTGTAAGCGTGGTAATGGCAGAACGCTTCGGTTTTGAAGATCAACTAATAGAACGACTACACCATGCTCATAGTGAAAAGACGGCTTAA
- a CDS encoding disulfide bond formation protein B, with translation MLNIVTVRNFHLLIAITSLSLLAFAFYMEYEMGLEPCPLCMLQRIMFFFIALAAIISAFHKTGRKVYLSVIVASAIIGASLSIRHLYLQSLPFDELPACLPGLSYMFEVFPWQEIMQAMIMGTGECGDTLWTFLGLSIPGWTLVAFLSMIATNLVIALKFKNHD, from the coding sequence ATGCTCAACATCGTTACCGTTCGCAACTTTCACCTATTGATTGCGATTACCTCATTATCACTCTTGGCCTTTGCATTCTACATGGAATACGAAATGGGACTGGAGCCATGCCCTCTGTGTATGCTTCAACGAATTATGTTTTTCTTCATTGCATTAGCAGCAATTATTTCAGCATTTCACAAGACCGGAAGAAAGGTCTATCTTTCTGTTATCGTAGCATCAGCTATAATTGGCGCCAGCCTTTCAATAAGGCACCTTTACCTTCAAAGCCTTCCATTTGACGAACTGCCAGCATGCCTGCCAGGACTAAGCTATATGTTTGAAGTGTTCCCATGGCAAGAAATTATGCAAGCAATGATAATGGGAACTGGTGAATGCGGAGACACTTTGTGGACATTTTTAGGCTTAAGTATACCGGGTTGGACATTGGTCGCTTTTTTATCAATGATCGCAACTAATCTCGTTATTGCACTCAAGTTCAAAAACCACGATTAA
- a CDS encoding flagellar basal body-associated FliL family protein, with protein sequence MSSLFYMIKWYRIKAHLSVFVFVLSIFIVPAVQAEDEAAAPMPVYIELTPDFIVNYTAGGGKLRYIKTKISLRSSSDMAGAIEGNMPMVRDAIVMFLSSRTQEQVSGALAREKTREEAAIAVNEALKEETGIEPVKDVLFASFVTQ encoded by the coding sequence ATGAGTTCGCTTTTTTATATGATTAAATGGTACAGGATAAAAGCACACTTGAGTGTGTTTGTTTTCGTTTTATCTATATTCATCGTGCCGGCTGTTCAAGCGGAAGATGAAGCCGCTGCACCGATGCCTGTATATATCGAGCTAACGCCTGATTTCATTGTAAATTACACTGCCGGTGGTGGTAAGCTTCGATACATAAAAACTAAGATAAGCCTTCGCTCAAGCTCTGATATGGCGGGCGCTATCGAAGGGAATATGCCAATGGTCCGTGATGCTATTGTTATGTTTCTTAGTTCAAGGACCCAAGAGCAGGTCTCTGGTGCATTGGCGCGGGAAAAAACAAGAGAAGAGGCTGCTATAGCTGTCAATGAAGCTCTAAAGGAAGAGACGGGTATTGAACCTGTCAAAGATGTTTTGTTTGCAAGCTTTGTTACTCAGTGA
- a CDS encoding oxidative damage protection protein, translated as MVFCKKFQKELEGLERAPLPGKKGLEILQSVSKQAWLEWQSLQTMIINEKHLNLMEPAARNYLMEQMDKFFNNEETDHLQGYVNPDDIQEL; from the coding sequence ATGGTATTCTGTAAAAAGTTTCAGAAAGAATTAGAAGGGCTAGAGCGAGCACCACTACCAGGAAAGAAAGGCTTAGAAATACTACAAAGTGTTTCTAAGCAAGCATGGCTCGAGTGGCAGTCACTTCAAACAATGATCATCAATGAAAAACATTTAAATTTAATGGAACCAGCGGCGCGCAACTACCTAATGGAGCAAATGGATAAGTTCTTTAATAACGAAGAAACAGACCATTTACAGGGCTATGTTAACCCCGACGACATTCAAGAGCTTTAG
- a CDS encoding LPS biosynthesis protein, whose translation MDKTVLVPQDSNSDEIDLSQLIKKVWSTRLTVLMTALLFIGLFCGVLALKIEKSQPTFSQLIGFTFKGIEEGKYPNGDNFRLEDILAPSIINAIYEELNLAQTNMTLNELASELKIYPYSPERAFILQKYSSIINDKNRSDEDKAEARSNMAKELKNALNASARIEFSNSGGHLTSQQSLNIVSKIPKLWAQQAIFVRGVTKHEITLLSSSVIKNIISDTQSPLQQLSTLWNYFQKLKADLSEIATLSSATTARDDETNLTISDLEVLLTNLERQFITTPSPWTFDHEGSLNLNKSLYSPRLFDVSLVENLDYLVAVDVLAQRIQLVKSNLTSLESVPFASIATDPQSGLTLQDVNRLLQDMEVYDLQQLRAPLLELGISKDASRVPLYYNFRIRELERDRDALNQQVQAIQKAENRYITGGTGQSAVDQNNSTSNSSLGQTTTLIPQLGDAFLDKIIAMSEKGGDMEYRQDLNKDTIQLEQQAIELEKQINELKEYLILFTDAQKNKIDDNLKQQYIKEIQQEFPATFEKLGHFAKVSQRISNRLRYAQEIEKVFSKSEYKLTNDIYLQNISTESVFALKNIQNEMAGYANIAQRIVDKIDSDRYGVVNDLYRYLNEPQIDEPQLISKRDIMIFIGGLLASIIFSMFGHLAYQTIRSKD comes from the coding sequence ATGGATAAAACAGTTCTCGTTCCTCAAGATTCTAACTCCGACGAAATTGATTTAAGCCAACTCATAAAGAAAGTATGGAGCACACGGCTTACCGTACTTATGACTGCTTTACTATTTATAGGCCTATTCTGTGGAGTTCTGGCTCTAAAAATAGAAAAAAGTCAGCCAACATTCTCTCAACTTATTGGCTTCACTTTCAAAGGCATTGAAGAAGGCAAGTACCCAAATGGCGACAACTTCAGACTGGAAGACATTTTAGCCCCCAGTATTATTAATGCGATTTACGAAGAACTAAACTTAGCGCAGACTAATATGACGCTGAATGAGCTAGCCAGCGAACTAAAAATCTACCCATACTCTCCTGAACGAGCTTTCATCCTACAAAAATACAGCTCAATTATTAACGATAAAAACCGCTCCGACGAAGATAAGGCGGAAGCCAGAAGCAATATGGCAAAAGAGTTAAAAAATGCTCTAAATGCATCTGCAAGAATAGAGTTCAGCAACAGTGGAGGCCACCTAACAAGCCAACAGTCATTAAACATCGTCAGTAAGATACCTAAACTTTGGGCTCAGCAAGCCATTTTCGTACGCGGTGTAACCAAACACGAAATCACACTGCTCTCCTCAAGCGTCATTAAAAATATTATCTCTGATACTCAATCACCACTTCAACAACTATCCACTTTGTGGAACTATTTCCAAAAACTGAAGGCCGACTTATCAGAAATTGCAACACTGTCCAGCGCGACTACTGCTAGAGATGATGAAACAAATTTAACTATTAGCGACCTAGAAGTTTTACTCACGAACCTAGAACGACAATTCATAACAACCCCTTCCCCTTGGACATTCGATCATGAGGGGTCTCTAAACTTAAATAAGAGTCTATACTCCCCTAGACTTTTCGATGTATCTCTAGTTGAAAACCTTGATTATTTGGTTGCCGTAGACGTATTAGCCCAACGAATTCAATTGGTTAAGAGCAACCTCACCTCATTAGAAAGCGTACCATTCGCATCGATTGCAACCGATCCTCAATCTGGATTGACCCTTCAAGATGTAAATAGACTATTACAAGACATGGAAGTTTATGATTTGCAGCAGCTAAGAGCTCCATTACTTGAACTAGGCATCAGTAAAGACGCATCACGAGTTCCATTGTATTACAACTTTAGGATTCGTGAACTAGAGAGAGATCGTGACGCATTAAACCAGCAAGTACAAGCGATCCAAAAAGCGGAAAATCGCTATATAACAGGCGGCACAGGTCAATCAGCGGTCGACCAAAACAATAGCACCAGCAACAGCTCACTAGGGCAAACGACGACCTTAATCCCTCAATTAGGCGATGCTTTCTTGGACAAGATCATTGCAATGAGCGAAAAAGGCGGCGACATGGAATATCGCCAAGACCTAAATAAAGACACAATACAGCTTGAACAACAAGCAATTGAATTAGAAAAACAAATAAATGAGCTTAAAGAGTACCTAATACTATTTACCGACGCTCAAAAGAACAAAATCGACGATAACCTTAAGCAACAATATATCAAAGAAATTCAGCAAGAATTCCCTGCAACTTTTGAAAAGCTAGGACACTTTGCAAAAGTTTCTCAACGAATATCAAATCGTTTACGCTACGCACAAGAGATTGAAAAAGTGTTTTCAAAATCTGAATACAAACTCACTAATGATATATACCTACAAAACATATCTACAGAAAGCGTGTTTGCACTAAAAAACATCCAAAATGAAATGGCAGGCTATGCAAACATTGCTCAACGTATTGTCGATAAGATTGATAGCGATAGATACGGTGTTGTAAACGATCTCTATCGCTACTTAAACGAGCCACAGATTGATGAACCGCAACTGATAAGTAAACGCGATATTATGATATTTATCGGCGGCCTGCTTGCTTCGATAATCTTTAGCATGTTTGGGCACCTTGCATATCAAACCATACGCTCAAAAGACTAA
- the glmU gene encoding bifunctional UDP-N-acetylglucosamine diphosphorylase/glucosamine-1-phosphate N-acetyltransferase GlmU, with the protein MTQDIVVLAAGKGSRMKSSLPKVLHRLANEPMVHRVLNVASCLSDSKLHLVVGHQGEVVEQSCQKFNANIVWQHNPQGTGDALRRASSSLNDNGATLTLYGDVPLIRKETLERMISLSSFNTLVLLTIVLDDPSGYGRIVRDELGRVIAIVEQKDANDDELAINEVNTGILLAPNAHLKRWLNALTNENVQNEYYLTDIIEMAAKEGVEIVTVSPEFEWEVSGVNDRVQLAALERVWQCRQSEAVMRNGATLMDPSRIDIRGSLSTGQDCVIDVNCVFDGDVDLGKGVHIGPNCILKNCSIADGTVIKANTMIEDSVVGECCEIGPFARLRPGTKLAKKAKIGNFVETKKTVIGEGSKVNHLSYIGDACLGSAVNVGAGTITCNYDGVNKSETLIGDNVFVGSNTSIVAPIEVQSGATIAAGSTITKTIKADQLAFGRAKQMNKDGWKRPTKREK; encoded by the coding sequence ATGACTCAGGATATTGTTGTATTGGCGGCTGGAAAAGGCAGTCGTATGAAATCAAGCCTACCAAAAGTGCTGCATAGGCTAGCAAATGAACCTATGGTTCATCGCGTTCTCAATGTTGCTTCATGTTTATCAGATTCGAAATTGCATCTCGTGGTAGGTCATCAGGGTGAGGTAGTAGAGCAATCTTGTCAAAAATTTAATGCCAATATTGTATGGCAGCATAATCCTCAAGGGACAGGAGATGCATTGCGTCGTGCGTCCAGTTCATTGAATGATAATGGTGCCACCTTAACTTTATATGGAGATGTACCTTTAATTCGGAAAGAAACTTTAGAGAGAATGATCTCTTTGTCTTCTTTCAATACACTGGTGTTGCTTACGATTGTGCTGGATGACCCTTCTGGCTATGGTCGGATCGTCCGGGATGAGCTAGGGAGGGTGATTGCAATCGTTGAGCAAAAAGATGCAAATGATGATGAGCTTGCTATAAACGAAGTCAATACCGGAATATTGCTTGCACCTAACGCGCATCTTAAACGCTGGTTAAATGCGCTTACTAATGAAAATGTCCAGAATGAATACTACTTGACGGATATTATCGAAATGGCTGCAAAAGAGGGAGTTGAGATAGTTACGGTTAGTCCAGAGTTTGAGTGGGAGGTGTCAGGGGTAAATGATCGTGTTCAGCTTGCGGCACTTGAGCGAGTTTGGCAATGTCGCCAATCCGAAGCCGTTATGAGAAATGGCGCGACTTTAATGGACCCGTCCCGAATTGATATTAGAGGATCGCTTTCTACCGGTCAGGATTGCGTGATTGATGTCAATTGTGTGTTCGACGGTGATGTGGATTTAGGTAAAGGTGTTCACATTGGTCCAAACTGTATTCTTAAAAACTGCTCTATTGCAGATGGTACCGTAATTAAAGCTAATACGATGATCGAAGATTCTGTAGTAGGTGAGTGCTGTGAGATAGGTCCATTTGCTCGCCTTCGACCTGGAACCAAATTAGCTAAAAAGGCAAAAATTGGAAATTTTGTTGAAACGAAAAAAACAGTGATTGGTGAAGGAAGTAAAGTCAACCATCTAAGTTATATTGGGGATGCTTGCCTTGGATCAGCAGTGAACGTAGGCGCTGGAACCATTACTTGTAATTACGATGGTGTTAATAAATCTGAAACTCTGATTGGGGATAACGTATTTGTAGGTTCGAACACCTCTATTGTTGCCCCAATTGAAGTGCAAAGTGGTGCGACGATTGCTGCAGGTTCGACGATAACCAAGACGATTAAAGCCGACCAATTAGCATTTGGTCGAGCAAAACAAATGAATAAAGATGGTTGGAAACGTCCGACCAAGCGGGAGAAGTAG